In Malaclemys terrapin pileata isolate rMalTer1 chromosome 10, rMalTer1.hap1, whole genome shotgun sequence, the following are encoded in one genomic region:
- the LOC128844913 gene encoding nodal modulator 1 encodes MRRGWAAAFCWALCWALARGSEDIVVGCGGFVKSDVEISYSLIEIKLYTKHGTLKYQTDCAPNNGYFMIPLYDKGDFVLKIEPPLGWSFEPTSVDIHVDGVNDICTKGGDINFVFTGFSVTGKVLSKGQTLGPAGVQVVLRNPGTEVNMQATVTQAGGKFAFFKVLPGEYEIFASHPTWTLKEANTMVRVTNSNAYAAGPLVVAGYNVSGSVRSDGEPMKGVMFLLFSSSVTKEDIMGCNISPVDGFQARDESLSYLCNVISKEDGSFTFLSLPSGEYTVIPFYRGERITFDVAPSRLDFLVEHDSLKIEPLFHVMGFSVTGRVLNGPEGEGVADATVTLNDQIKVKTKADGSFRLENITTGTYTIHAQKEHLFFDTITVKIAPNTPQLADIIATGFSVCGQISVTRFPDTIKQFNKYKVIMMPQDKDKASLVTTETDPHGAFCFKAKSGTYSIQVIVPEAESRAGLALKPKMFPVTVADRPVMDVTFSQFLASVSGKISCLDSCGDLMVALQSVSRQGEKRNLQLSAKMDSVAFTFENVLPGKYKISIVHEDWCWKNKSLELEVLEEDVSGIEFRQTGYMLRCSLSHAITLEFYQDGNGPENVGVYNLSKGVNRFCLSKPGVYEVTPRSCHQFEHKYYTYDTSSPSILTLTAIRHHVLGTITTDKLMEVTVTIKSSIDSEPALVLGPLKSLQELRREQQLAEIEARRQEREKKGQEEEGTKPPVQEMVEELQGPFSYEFSYWARSGEKITVTPSSKELLFYPPSVETIVSGESCPGKLIEIHGKAGLFLEGQIHPELEGVEIIIGEKGATSPLITVFTDDKGAYSVGPLHSDLDYTITAQKEGFVLTEVEGTVGDFKAFALAGVTFEIKAEDDQPLAGVLLSLSGGVFRSNLLTQDNGMLTFSNLSPGQYYFKPMMKEFRFEPSSQMIEVQEGQNLKITITGHRTAYSCYGTVSSLNGEPEQGVSVEAVGQKECNIYGEDTVTDEEGKFRLRGLLPGCVYHVQLKAEGNDHIERALPQHRAVEVGNSDIDDVNIIAFRQINQFDLSGNVITASEYLSTLWVKLYKSENLDNPIQTVSLGQSLFFHFPPLLRDGENYVVLLDSTLSKSQYDYTLPQVSFTATGYHKHITLVFSPTRKLPEQDIPQGSYIALPLTLLLLLAGYNHDKLIPLLLQLTSRLQGVRALGQTGSDMGGPEDAKRQAKKQKTRRT; translated from the exons ATTAAATTATATACAAAGCATGGGACTCTGAAATACCAAACAGATTGTGCCCCAAATAATGGCTACTTCATGATTCCCTTGTATGATAAG GGGGATTTTGTTCTTAAGATTGAGCCGCCTCTTGGCTGGAGTTTTG agcCAACTAGTGTGGACATCCACGTGGATGGTGTTAATGACATTTGCACAAAAGGAGGCGATATTAACTTTGTGTTTACAGGGTTTTCTGTGACTGGAAAG GTTCTCAGCAAGGGTCAAACATTAGGTCCTGCAGGAGTCCAGGTTGTACTGAGAAATCCTGGTACTGAAGTAAACATGCAAGCTACTGTGACCCAAGCTGGAGGAAA GTTTGCTTTTTTCAAAGTGCTTCCCGGAGAATATGAAATCTTTGCATCTCATCCTACCTGGACGTTGAAAGAG GCAAACACAATGGTGCGAGTGACCAATTCTAATGCCTATGCTGCTGGCCCTCTAGTCGTTGCTGGCTACAATGTTTCAGGCTCTGTGCGGAGTGATGGGGAACCCATGAAAGGAGTCAtgtttcttcttttctcctcctcaGTCACCAAAGAG GACATTATGGGCTGCAACATTTCTCCAGTTGATGGGTTCCAAGCAAGAGACGAGTCTCTTTCCTATCTGTGCAATGTTATAtcaaaagaggatggatcttTCACCTTCCTGTCTTTACCGAGTGGGGAATACACTGTG ATACCATTCTACAGGGGAGAGAGAATTACCTTTGATGTTGCTCCATCTAGACTGGACTTCTTGGTAGAACATGACAGTCTGAAAATTGAG CCTCTTTTCCATGTAATGGGCTTCTCGGTCACAGGCAGGGTGTTGAATGGCCCTGAAGGAGAAGGTGTTGCTGATGCTACTGTGACACTGAATGACCAAATTAAAG tgaaaacaaaagCTGATGGCTCTTTCCGCCTTGAAAACATAACAACAGGCACATACACCATTCATGCACAGAAAGAGCACCTCTTCTTTGATACCATTACAGTGAAAATTGCACCGAACACACCTCAGCTGGCTGACATCATAGCAACAGG ATTCAGTGTGTGTGGTCAGATCTCGGTAACTCGCTTCCCTGACACAATCAAACAGTTCAATAAATACAAGGTAATCATGATGCCACAAGACAAGGACAAAGCATCTTTGGTTACAACAGAGACTGACCCTCATGGAGCATTTTGTTTTAAGGCAAAATCAGGCACATACAGCATCCAG GTAATCGTTCCGGAGGCTGAAAGCAGAGCAGGACTTGCTTTGAAACCCAAAATGTTCCCTGTTACTGTTGCAGACAGGCCAGTGATGGATGTGACCTTTTCTCAATTTCTAGCATCAGTTTCGGGGAAAATCTCCTGTTTGG ACTCCTGTGGTGATCTGATGGTGGCTTTGCAGTCCGTGAGCCGCCAGGGAGAAAAGCGCAACCTCCAGCTCTCTGCGAAGATGGACTCTGTGGCTTTCACATTTGAGAATGTGCTACCTGGCAAATACAAAA TAAGCATTGTACATGAAGACTGGTGTTGGAAGAATAAATCTTTGGAGCTGGAAGTTCTGGAGGAAGATGTGTCTGGAATAGAATTTAGGCAGACTGGGTATATGCTGAGGTGTTCTCTTTCCCATGCAATTACACTG GAATTTTACCAGGATGGAAATGGACCAGAAAATGTTGGTGTTTATAACCTGTCCAAAGGAGTTAACCGATTCTGTCTTTCAAAGCCAG GTGTGTATGAAGTGACCCCACGTTCCTGTCACCAGTTTGAGCACAAGTACTACACTTACGACAC ATCTTCTCCCAGTATCCTGACACTCACTGCAATTCGACACCATGTCCTGGGAACAATAACAACAGATAAACTGATGGAGGTGACTGTTACAATTAA GTCTTCAATTGACAGCGAACCTGCCTTAGTTCTAGGACCCCTGAAGTCACTGCAAGAGTTGCGTAGAGAGCAACAGCTGGCAGAAATTGAGGCTCgcagacaggagagagaaaagaagggtCAGGAAGAAGAAGGAACAAAGCCACCAGTACAAGAAATGGTGGAGGAACTTCAAGGGCCATTCTCATATGAATTTTCATATTGGGCAAG GTCTGGAGAGAAAATCACTGTGACACCTTCCTCAAAAGAGCTGCTATTCTATCCACCCTCTGTGGAAACAATTGTCAGTGGAG AAAGCTGCCCTGGGAAGCTGATAGAGATTCATGGAAAGGCAGGCTTATTTCTGGAAGGGCAGATTCATCCTGAGTTGGAGGGCGTTGAGATTATCATTGGTGAAAAGGGAGCGACTTCACCACTCATTACAGTTTTTACTGATGACAAAGGTGCCTATAG CGTTGGCCCTCTCCACAGTGACTTGGACTATACCATTACTGCCCAGAAAGAAGGGTTTGTTTTAACTGAAGTAGAGGGAACAGTTGGGGACTTCAAAGCTTTTGCTCTTGCTGGAGTGACTTTTGAG attaaagCTGAAGATGACCAGCCTCTTGCTGGAGTTCTCTTATCCCTTAGTGGAGGGGTGTTCCGGTCTAACCTCCTTACCCAGGACAACGGCATGCTGACCTTTTCCAACCTG AGCCCAGGGCAGTATTACTTTAAACCCATGATGAAAGAGTTCCGCTTTGAACCGTCATCTCAAATGATCGAAGTGCAGGAGGGACAGAATCTTAAAATCACAATAACAGGTCACAGAACAGCTTACAG CTGCTATGGTACAGTTTCTTCTTTAAATGGGGAACCTGAACAAGGAGTTTCAGTAGAAGCTGTGGGGCAGAAAGAGTGTAATATCTATGGAGAAGACACAGTAACAGACGAAGAGGGTAAATTCAGACTTCGTGGACTTCTG CCTGGTTGTGTGTATCACGTCCAGCTCAAAGCTGAAGGCAACGATCATATTGAAAGAGCCTTACCACAGCATCGTGCAGTTGAG GTTGGGAACAGTGACATCGATGATGTGAATATTATAGCATTCCGACAAATTAACCAATTTGATTTAAGTGGAAATGTGATCACAGCTTCAGAGTATCTCTCTACATTATGG gtgAAGCTTTACAAAAGTGAAAATCTTGACAACCCAATTCAAACAGTCTCCTTAGGCCAGTCCCTATTTTTCCATTTCCCACCTCTGCTCCGGGATGGAGAG AATTATGTGGTGCTCTTGGATTCCACACTGTCCAAATCCCAGTATGATTACACTCTACCGCAAGTTTCGTTCACTGCCACTGGATACCACAAACACATCACTTTGGTCTTCAGTCCCACT AGAAAGTTGCCTGAACAAGATATTCCCCAAGGATCCTACATTGCATTGCCTCTGACACTGCTCCTGCTGTTAGCTGGTTACAATCACGATAAG CTTATTCCCTTGCTGTTACAGCTGACAAGTCGACTGCAAGGAGTGCGGGCACTTGGACAGACAGGTTCAGACATGGGTGGCCCAGAGGATGCAAAGAGACAAGcgaaaaaacagaaaacaagacGGACGTGA